A region of Arabidopsis thaliana chromosome 5, partial sequence DNA encodes the following proteins:
- a CDS encoding Sodium/calcium exchanger family protein (Sodium/calcium exchanger family protein; FUNCTIONS IN: cation:cation antiporter activity, calcium:sodium antiporter activity; INVOLVED IN: cation transport, transmembrane transport; LOCATED IN: endomembrane system, integral to membrane; EXPRESSED IN: 19 plant structures; EXPRESSED DURING: 12 growth stages; CONTAINS InterPro DOMAIN/s: Sodium/calcium exchanger membrane region (InterPro:IPR004837); BEST Arabidopsis thaliana protein match is: calcium exchanger 7 (TAIR:AT5G17860.1); Has 1807 Blast hits to 1807 proteins in 277 species: Archae - 0; Bacteria - 0; Metazoa - 736; Fungi - 347; Plants - 385; Viruses - 0; Other Eukaryotes - 339 (source: NCBI BLink).): MGFSFSSNRFGYLTVTFLLVISCLLLGFFTNPVDSSALRPKSEHDCSALKHFHDYKSKCAYLKSIDPCASQGFFDYLSFLYCNFEGFPILGQFLLFLWLLLLFYLLGHTASEYFCSSLESLSKLLNLSPTVAGVTLLSLGNGAPDLFASLVSFMGESKGTYDVGLNTVVGGSGFVTCVVVGIISISLHKRRVRIERAAFIRDICFFCAAIGSLALILVYGKINFWGALGFCSLYAVYVAFVVLSWRFGGDQGAESDLESIHKRGSLSEPILQRDGLEEIEDGVVNGEHQIVDDDDDHQRYYYWKRLVIWAITLPLNLPRILTIPVVSEDKWSKPLAVASVTFAPVLLSFLWNWKRKPTSFEAGVVYLIGCLIGIALGFIAGATTKKLTPPKKWLLPWLAGGFVMSMTWSYISAQELVALLTSLGYIFGVSPSILGLTVLAWGNSIGDLITNLTMALHDGNEGAQVAVSGCYAGPIFNTLFALGISLVGCAWEAYPLSIVIKTDPRLLESLGFLVAGLVWSFLVLFSNRMRLGGVMGIGLLVIYLASLSLRIMQTVGDAH, encoded by the coding sequence ATgggattttcattttcttcaaaccGTTTTGGTTACTTGACAGTCACATTCCTTCTCGTTATCTCTTGTCTTCTGTTGGGTTTCTTCACGAATCCTGTTGATTCAAGTGCTCTAAGACCTAAATCAGAGCATGATTGTAGTGCCCTGAAGCACTTTCATGACTACAAATCAAAGTGTGCTTACCTGAAATCGATTGATCCATGTGCTAGTCAAGGTTTCTTCGATTACCTCTCTTTTCTCTACTGTAATTTCGAAGGTTTCCCAATTTTGGGtcagtttcttctcttcctctggtTGCTTCTCTTGTTCTATCTATTGGGTCATACGGCCTCTGAGTACTTTTGTTCATCTCTTGAAAGTCTCTCAAAGCTGCTTAATTTGTCACCAACTGTTGCTGGTGTTACTCTTTTGTCGCTTGGTAATGGTGCTCCTGATTTGTTTGCAAGTTTGGTCTCTTTCATGGGAGAATCTAAAGGTACTTATGATGTTGGTCTCAACACTGTTGTGGGAGGTTCTGGTTTTGTTACCTGTGTTGTTGTTGGGATCATTAGCATTTCGTTGCATAAGAGACGTGTGAGGATTGAGAGAGCTGCGTTTATAAGAGACATTTGCTTCTTCTGTGCTGCTATTGGTTCTTTGGCTTTGATTTTGGTCTATGGAAAGATCAATTTCTGGGGTGCTCTTGGGTTTTGTTCATTGTATGCTGTTTATGTTGCCTTTGTGGTTCTCTCTTGGAGATTTGGTGGAGATCAAGGTGCTGAATCTGATCTTGAGTCAATCCATAAGCGTGGTAGTCTTAGTGAACCAATCTTGCAGAGAGACGGTCTTGAGGAAATTGAAGATGGTGTTGTTAATGGAGAGCATcagattgttgatgatgatgatgatcaccAGAGATATTATTACTGGAAAAGATTGGTCATTTGGGCTATCACTCTGCCTCTCAACTTGCCAAGGATATTAACAATTCCTGTAGTGAGTGAAGACAAATGGTCTAAACCATTAGCTGTTGCCTCGGTCACATTTGCCCCGGTTCTGTTGTCGTTTTTATGGAACTGGAAGCGGAAACCGACGAGTTTTGAGGCGGGGGTTGTTTATCTCATCGGGTGTTTGATCGGTATAGCTCTTGGTTTCATTGCAGGAGCCACGACGAAGAAATTAACCCCACCAAAGAAATGGTTGTTGCCTTGGTTAGCAGGAGGGTTTGTAATGAGCATGACATGGAGTTACATATCAGCACAAGAGCTAGTTGCGCTTTTGACCTCACTAGGATACATTTTCGGTGTAAGCCCTTCGATCTTAGGCTTAACGGTCCTCGCTTGGGGTAATTCAATTGGAGATCTAATAACCAACTTGACAATGGCGCTACACGATGGGAACGAAGGAGCTCAAGTGGCTGTATCGGGATGTTACGCCGGTCCGATCTTCAATACATTGTTTGCTCTCGGGATATCGCTTGTGGGATGTGCATGGGAGGCTTATCCGTTGAGCATTGTGATTAAGACAGATCCTCGTTTGTTGGAGAGTCTTGGATTTCTGGTCGCAGGACTGGTATGGTCGTTCTTGGTTCTGTTTAGTAACCGTATGAGGCTTGGTGGTGTGATGGGCATAGGGCTTTTGGTTATTTACTTGGCTTCATTGTCTCTAAGAATTATGCAAACCGTTGGAGATGCTCACTAA
- the CAX7 gene encoding calcium exchanger 7: MASLFSSRLGSQSLSLLINIFFIFLIFLHFASQTPPPSGSIQTLNSFAGGDSDSCSGGLASLDDHRSKCSYIRSQSKCGPQGYIDYLKIFFCIFGQSPVLGHLVLSAWLFVLFYLLGDTAASYFCPSLDSLSKVLKLSPTMAGVTLLSLGNGAPDLFSSVVSFTRSNNGDFGLNSILGGAFFVSSFVVGTICVLIGSRDVAIDRNSFIRDVVFLLVALCCLGLIIFIGKILRSREDLAEMGVSLLGYIAEEKLALPEKTTQEFKIVFEDSPKRHRSCFSVLVSIIGLPLYLPRRLTIPVVCEEKWSKPCAVVSTAIAPVLLTELYCSHYSGSQRNLILYIISGSIGLIVGILAYLTTEKSHPPKKFSLVWLLGGFTMSVTWTYMIAQELVSLLISLGNIFGISPSVLGLTVLAWGNSLGDLIANVTVAFHGGNDGAQIALSGCYAGPLFNTVIGLGVPLVISSLAEYPGVYIIPSDNSLLETLGFLMVGLLWALVIMPKKKMRLDKLVGGGLLAIYLCFLSLRLARVFGVLDTDR, translated from the exons ATGGCAAGTCTCTTCTCCTCACGTCTCGGctctcaatctctttctctcctcatcaacatcttcttcatctttctcatctttctcCATTTCGCTTCACAAACTCCTCCTCCCTCCGGATCCATCCAAACCTTAAATTCCTTTGCCGGCGGTGACAGTGACAGCTGCAGCGGAGGACTCGCCAGCCTTGACGACCACCGTTCCAAGTGTTCTTACATAAGATCTCAATCAAAATGTGGCCCACAAGGTTACATAGACTATCTCAAGATTTTCTTCTGCATCTTCGGACAATCCCCTGTTTTGGGCCATCTAGTTTTATCCGCCTGGTTGTTTGTTCTGTTCTACTTGCTCGGAGACACGGCCGCGAGTTACTTCTGTCCTTCTTTAGACAGCTTATCTAAGGTTTTGAAGCTGTCTCCTACAATGGCTGGAGTCACGCTTCTCTCTCTTGGCAACGGTGCGCCTGATTTGTTCTCAAGTGTTGTCTCCTTCACAAGATCGAATAATGGCGATTTTGGGCTCAACTCTATTTTAGGCGGTGCGTTCTTCGTCTCTAGCTTCGTTGTTGGGACGATTTGTGTGTTGATTGGATCTAGAGATGTCGCTATCGACAGAAATAGCTTTATCCGCGACgtggtttttcttcttgtcgCTCTTTGCTGTCTCGGTTTGATCATCTTCATAGGCAAA ATTCTTCGTAGCAGAGAAGATTTGGCCGAGATGGGTGTTTCGTTGCTAGGCTATATAGCAGAGGAGAAGCTGGCTTTGCCAGAGAAAACAACTCAAGAATTCAAGATTGTGTTTGAAGATTCTCCAAAAAGGCACCGATCTTGCTTCTCGGTGCTAGTGAGCATAATTGGACTACCTCTATATCTCCCCAGGCGGCTCACAATTCCCGTCGTTTGCGAAGAAAAATGGTCAAAGCCTTGCGCTGTGGTTTCCACGGCCATCGCTCCTGTTCTACTAACCGAACTTTACTGTTCTCATTACAGCGGGTCACAAAGAAACCTAATCTTGTACATAATATCCGGATCTATCGGGCTAATCGTCGGTATCTTAGCTTACTTGACGACAGAAAAATCACATCCGCCGAAGAAATTCTCATTAGTTTGGCTTCTAGGAGGCTTCACGATGAGTGTGACATGGACATACATGATAGCACAAGAGCTAGTCTCATTGTTAATATCCTTAGGTAATATCTTTGGTATAAGCCCATCCGTGCTAGGACTAACCGTCCTAGCTTGGGGAAATTCTCTAGGCGATCTTATCGCGAATGTGACCGTGGCGTTTCACGGAGGCAACGATGGTGCTCAGATAGCACTTTCCGGATGCTACGCAGGCCCGCTATTCAACACGGTAATTGGACTAGGTGTGCCACTTGTCATCTCCTCGTTGGCCGAATACCCCGGGGTCTACATCATTCCTAGTGACAATTCGTTGCTTGAGACACTAGGGTTCTTAATGGTAGGCTTGCTTTGGGCACTTGTGATAAtgccaaagaagaagatgagactTGATAAGCTTGTCGGTGGGGGCTTACTCGCTATTTACCTCTGTTTCTTGTCCTTGAGGTTGGCTAGAGTTTTCGGAGTCCTTGATACCGACCGGTGA
- the CAX7 gene encoding calcium exchanger 7 (calcium exchanger 7 (CAX7); FUNCTIONS IN: cation:cation antiporter activity, calcium:sodium antiporter activity; INVOLVED IN: cation transport, transmembrane transport; LOCATED IN: endomembrane system, integral to membrane; EXPRESSED IN: 19 plant structures; EXPRESSED DURING: 10 growth stages; CONTAINS InterPro DOMAIN/s: Sodium/calcium exchanger membrane region (InterPro:IPR004837); BEST Arabidopsis thaliana protein match is: cation calcium exchanger 4 (TAIR:AT1G54115.1); Has 1807 Blast hits to 1807 proteins in 277 species: Archae - 0; Bacteria - 0; Metazoa - 736; Fungi - 347; Plants - 385; Viruses - 0; Other Eukaryotes - 339 (source: NCBI BLink).), protein MASLFSSRLGSQSLSLLINIFFIFLIFLHFASQTPPPSGSIQTLNSFAGGDSDSCSGGLASLDDHRSKCSYIRSQSKCGPQGYIDYLKIFFCIFGQSPVLGHLVLSAWLFVLFYLLGDTAASYFCPSLDSLSKVLKLSPTMAGVTLLSLGNGAPDLFSSVVSFTRSNNGDFGLNSILGGAFFVSSFVVGTICVLIGSRDVAIDRNSFIRDVVFLLVALCCLGLIIFIGKVTIWVALCYLSIYLLYVGFLSVSHFFDRKKRMSDQILRSREDLAEMGVSLLGYIAEEKLALPEKTTQEFKIVFEDSPKRHRSCFSVLVSIIGLPLYLPRRLTIPVVCEEKWSKPCAVVSTAIAPVLLTELYCSHYSGSQRNLILYIISGSIGLIVGILAYLTTEKSHPPKKFSLVWLLGGFTMSVTWTYMIAQELVSLLISLGNIFGISPSVLGLTVLAWGNSLGDLIANVTVAFHGGNDGAQIALSGCYAGPLFNTVIGLGVPLVISSLAEYPGVYIIPSDNSLLETLGFLMVGLLWALVIMPKKKMRLDKLVGGGLLAIYLCFLSLRLARVFGVLDTDR, encoded by the coding sequence ATGGCAAGTCTCTTCTCCTCACGTCTCGGctctcaatctctttctctcctcatcaacatcttcttcatctttctcatctttctcCATTTCGCTTCACAAACTCCTCCTCCCTCCGGATCCATCCAAACCTTAAATTCCTTTGCCGGCGGTGACAGTGACAGCTGCAGCGGAGGACTCGCCAGCCTTGACGACCACCGTTCCAAGTGTTCTTACATAAGATCTCAATCAAAATGTGGCCCACAAGGTTACATAGACTATCTCAAGATTTTCTTCTGCATCTTCGGACAATCCCCTGTTTTGGGCCATCTAGTTTTATCCGCCTGGTTGTTTGTTCTGTTCTACTTGCTCGGAGACACGGCCGCGAGTTACTTCTGTCCTTCTTTAGACAGCTTATCTAAGGTTTTGAAGCTGTCTCCTACAATGGCTGGAGTCACGCTTCTCTCTCTTGGCAACGGTGCGCCTGATTTGTTCTCAAGTGTTGTCTCCTTCACAAGATCGAATAATGGCGATTTTGGGCTCAACTCTATTTTAGGCGGTGCGTTCTTCGTCTCTAGCTTCGTTGTTGGGACGATTTGTGTGTTGATTGGATCTAGAGATGTCGCTATCGACAGAAATAGCTTTATCCGCGACgtggtttttcttcttgtcgCTCTTTGCTGTCTCGGTTTGATCATCTTCATAGGCAAAGTAACCATTTGGGTCGCTCTCTGTTATCTCTCCATTTATCTCCTCTATGTAGGGTTTTTATCGGTTTCACATTTCTTTGACCGCAAGAAACGTATGTCCGATCAGATTCTTCGTAGCAGAGAAGATTTGGCCGAGATGGGTGTTTCGTTGCTAGGCTATATAGCAGAGGAGAAGCTGGCTTTGCCAGAGAAAACAACTCAAGAATTCAAGATTGTGTTTGAAGATTCTCCAAAAAGGCACCGATCTTGCTTCTCGGTGCTAGTGAGCATAATTGGACTACCTCTATATCTCCCCAGGCGGCTCACAATTCCCGTCGTTTGCGAAGAAAAATGGTCAAAGCCTTGCGCTGTGGTTTCCACGGCCATCGCTCCTGTTCTACTAACCGAACTTTACTGTTCTCATTACAGCGGGTCACAAAGAAACCTAATCTTGTACATAATATCCGGATCTATCGGGCTAATCGTCGGTATCTTAGCTTACTTGACGACAGAAAAATCACATCCGCCGAAGAAATTCTCATTAGTTTGGCTTCTAGGAGGCTTCACGATGAGTGTGACATGGACATACATGATAGCACAAGAGCTAGTCTCATTGTTAATATCCTTAGGTAATATCTTTGGTATAAGCCCATCCGTGCTAGGACTAACCGTCCTAGCTTGGGGAAATTCTCTAGGCGATCTTATCGCGAATGTGACCGTGGCGTTTCACGGAGGCAACGATGGTGCTCAGATAGCACTTTCCGGATGCTACGCAGGCCCGCTATTCAACACGGTAATTGGACTAGGTGTGCCACTTGTCATCTCCTCGTTGGCCGAATACCCCGGGGTCTACATCATTCCTAGTGACAATTCGTTGCTTGAGACACTAGGGTTCTTAATGGTAGGCTTGCTTTGGGCACTTGTGATAAtgccaaagaagaagatgagactTGATAAGCTTGTCGGTGGGGGCTTACTCGCTATTTACCTCTGTTTCTTGTCCTTGAGGTTGGCTAGAGTTTTCGGAGTCCTTGATACCGACCGGTGA
- the PSRP6 gene encoding plastid-specific 50S ribosomal protein 6: protein MKFFSNPKQEAQTHFHLHKDKETMSVSAIFGTGIVTVAASPVLRQFQVPKLGNGGGLGMVIECSSRPQKKSTAHHRKTRPKKTQPWDIKRKPTVYAPLPPLPAEWSPFTLASDDGGAATAAGDLVSGAA, encoded by the coding sequence ATGAAGTTCTTCTCTAATCCGAAGCAAGAGGCTCAAACTCACTTTCACTTGCACAAAGATAAGGAAACCATGTCTGTGTCAGCGATCTTTGGTACCGGAATCGTCACCGTTGCTGCTTCTCCGGTTCTCCGCCAATTTCAAGTTCCAAAATTGGGTAATGGAGGAGGATTAGGGATGGTGATAGAGTGTTCGTCGAGGCCACAGAAGAAATCGACGGCTCATCACAGGAAGACGAGGCCGAAGAAGACTCAGCCTTGGGACATTAAGAGAAAGCCTACTGTTTAcgctcctcttcctcctcttccgGCGGAATGGAGTCCGTTCACTCTCGCTTCTGACGACGGTGGTGCTGCCACTGCTGCGGGAGATTTGGTTTCAGGCGCTGCCTAG
- the PSRP6 gene encoding plastid-specific 50S ribosomal protein 6 (plastid-specific 50S ribosomal protein 6 (PSRP6); FUNCTIONS IN: structural constituent of ribosome, rRNA binding; INVOLVED IN: translation; LOCATED IN: chloroplast; EXPRESSED IN: 23 plant structures; EXPRESSED DURING: 13 growth stages; CONTAINS InterPro DOMAIN/s: Ribosomal protein L6, chloroplast (InterPro:IPR020526); Has 30201 Blast hits to 17322 proteins in 780 species: Archae - 12; Bacteria - 1396; Metazoa - 17338; Fungi - 3422; Plants - 5037; Viruses - 0; Other Eukaryotes - 2996 (source: NCBI BLink).) — protein sequence MSVSAIFGTGIVTVAASPVLRQFQVPKLGNGGGLGMVIECSSRPQKKSTAHHRKTRPKKTQPWDIKRKPTVYAPLPPLPAEWSPFTLASDDGGAATAAGDLVSGAA from the coding sequence ATGTCTGTGTCAGCGATCTTTGGTACCGGAATCGTCACCGTTGCTGCTTCTCCGGTTCTCCGCCAATTTCAAGTTCCAAAATTGGGTAATGGAGGAGGATTAGGGATGGTGATAGAGTGTTCGTCGAGGCCACAGAAGAAATCGACGGCTCATCACAGGAAGACGAGGCCGAAGAAGACTCAGCCTTGGGACATTAAGAGAAAGCCTACTGTTTAcgctcctcttcctcctcttccgGCGGAATGGAGTCCGTTCACTCTCGCTTCTGACGACGGTGGTGCTGCCACTGCTGCGGGAGATTTGGTTTCAGGCGCTGCCTAG